The Nitratidesulfovibrio sp. SRB-5 genomic sequence GCCTGCGCGGAGTCCTGCGCGGCAACGCCTTTTCCGCGTTTTCACCGCGCTGGCGCCTACCCGTTCCGGCGCTATCGCTGTGCGCCAAACCTGCGGTCCCAGTCGAAATCCCGTCGCGTGACCACATCCTCCATGCGGCGGATGCGGCCTTCCAGTCGGTCGAACTTTTCCTTCAGCCTGCGCAGCGCCTCGCCGCGCGAGGACACGTAGCTGCCGTAGAAGTCGCGTTCGCCCGCGTCCGCCGGTTGCAGCACCGGGCGCGGCTTCATCACCAGCCCGGCCAGCACGTACAGTCCCACCACGGGCCAGAACCCGGTGAACAGGGCCGCCGCCACGAACAGCGCGCGCACCATGAATACCGACATTCCGAAATGTTGCGCAAGCCCTTTACACACCCCCATCAACTTGCCGTCGCGGGCGCGGTACAGGGTGCGGGGGCCACGGTCGTGCCAGGCATCCCGCCCGCCGCGCAGCGTACCCCAGGCATCTTCTTGGCGTGCGCCGTCGCGGCAGGAACCGTCGCCATGCCATCCGGTCCGGCCCGAGCCGTCACGGTCGAATCCGTTCCCGTCGCGGCTTGCCCCGTTGGGGCACTTCCGTCCGCCCCGGCCCCAGCCGGAACGCCTGTCGAACCTGCTTTCGTGACCGTCCATGGTCATTCCCTCCCCTGCCCGCGCGGGGCATCGCGTCCGGCGTCATGCCGGGCACGCCCCGCCGTGCCGTCCGGATCAAGCAGCAGCGTTTCCAGCGCCTCCACCCGTTCCTCCATGCGGCCCATGGCCCGGTACATCTCCTGGATCATCCGGGTCTCGTCGTCGTGCGCCGGGGTGGCGCCCTCGCGGGTGCGCAGCAGACGGTACAGGATGGCCAGCAACAGCACGGCCACCAGAGCGGGCAGCACCATGAACCAGAACATCATGACCGGCCCCAGTTGCGCCATGACGGCGAACATTTCCTCGAACATGTATGGCTCATGCATGCGTGGCCTCGAACTGTCGTGCCGCCGCGCGCCGGGGCGTGGCCCGTGGCGCGGGCAGCGGGGTGGCAAGCCCGGATGGAATGGCGGACGTCAACACGTGCGGTGCGCCTGATGCGCCTGATGCTTCTGATGCGCCTGGCGCGGCCCCATGCGGGGCGGCGTGCGGCCCATGCCCGCAGGGGCGATGCCGCGCGGGCATACAGGCCAGCCTCTGCAACCGCCAGACTAGCCCCTGCAACCGGTGGGCGCAAGGCGGTTACTCCCCCGCGCCGGAAACTTCATCGTGGCGCGGGGTGGTATCGCCCTTGCCGGAATTGCCAGCCCGTTCACCCACGCGGGCGCGCAGGGCGGCCAGCTCGCGCTCCAGTTCGTCGCGCGTTTCCAGGTCCGCGAAGGCGGCGTCCAGACCGTTGCGGCTGTCGGATGGCACGCGCACGGCGTCGGCCTCGGCCTCCATGTGTTCCACGCGGCGCTCAAGTTCCTCGAACCGGTGCATCACTTCCAGCGAGGCGGCGCGGCGCACGTCCTCGCGGGCCTGGCGGCGCACCCGGGCGTGCACGTGGCGCTGCACCAGCATGCGCTGCTTTTCGCGCGCGGCGGCCAGCTTTTCGTCCAGCACGTCCATGTCGGCCTGCGTGCGGGCCACCAGCGCGTCGATCTCGTCCAGTTCGCGGCGCAGCGCGTCGGCGCGCTCGTTCTCGCGTCGGCGTTCCAGCAGCGCCTCGCGCGCAAGGTCCTCGCGCCCGGAAGTCACGGCCAGCTCGGCCCGGCGATCCCAGCGGTCCACCTGGTCCAGCACGCCGTCCAGTTCGCGGCGCACCCGGCGCGCCTCGGCCATGCTGGAAGCGCACCCGGCCTTCAGTTCCACCAGCGTTTCCTCCATTTCGCGGATCATCAGCCGGACCAGCTTTTCCGGGTCCTCGGCCTTGTCCAGCATGGCGCTGATGTTGGAACTGACGATGTCCTTGAATCGAGAAAAGATACCCATGATCGCCTCCTGCGGTGCGTCGTGCATTCGTGCCAGCGGGAAAGCAGCAACCGTGCCAGCCCGCCCGCAGAAGGCAACCATGAGCAATCACTGGGAATGGCCTC encodes the following:
- the pspA gene encoding phage shock protein PspA, which produces MGIFSRFKDIVSSNISAMLDKAEDPEKLVRLMIREMEETLVELKAGCASSMAEARRVRRELDGVLDQVDRWDRRAELAVTSGREDLAREALLERRRENERADALRRELDEIDALVARTQADMDVLDEKLAAAREKQRMLVQRHVHARVRRQAREDVRRAASLEVMHRFEELERRVEHMEAEADAVRVPSDSRNGLDAAFADLETRDELERELAALRARVGERAGNSGKGDTTPRHDEVSGAGE
- the pspB gene encoding envelope stress response membrane protein PspB, with the translated sequence MHEPYMFEEMFAVMAQLGPVMMFWFMVLPALVAVLLLAILYRLLRTREGATPAHDDETRMIQEMYRAMGRMEERVEALETLLLDPDGTAGRARHDAGRDAPRGQGRE
- the pspC gene encoding envelope stress response membrane protein PspC codes for the protein MTMDGHESRFDRRSGWGRGGRKCPNGASRDGNGFDRDGSGRTGWHGDGSCRDGARQEDAWGTLRGGRDAWHDRGPRTLYRARDGKLMGVCKGLAQHFGMSVFMVRALFVAAALFTGFWPVVGLYVLAGLVMKPRPVLQPADAGERDFYGSYVSSRGEALRRLKEKFDRLEGRIRRMEDVVTRRDFDWDRRFGAQR